Proteins from a genomic interval of Sphingobacterium sp. SYP-B4668:
- a CDS encoding arsenate-mycothiol transferase ArsC has protein sequence MFPQLNQTISKILHMSIADGRKEMLRPLADYIQYQLDSNQDARIHFICTHNSRRSQFAQIWAQTAAQYYGVPAVYCYSGGTEETVLFSAVRDTLSVQGFEIHMLAHGANPIHYIKSDPNTAPIIGFSKKYDHPFNPLSHFAAVMTCSAADAGCPFVVGADGRFPITFEDPKVSDDTAQQSTVYQNCSQQIAAEMFYIFSQIIPVPCSPGSHS, from the coding sequence ATGTTTCCTCAACTAAATCAAACCATCAGCAAAATACTTCACATGTCTATTGCTGATGGTCGAAAAGAAATGCTACGTCCCTTGGCCGATTACATCCAGTACCAACTCGATAGTAATCAAGATGCGCGCATCCATTTCATTTGCACCCACAATTCCAGACGTAGTCAGTTCGCGCAGATTTGGGCTCAAACCGCAGCACAGTATTACGGCGTCCCTGCCGTATACTGTTATTCAGGTGGCACTGAAGAGACCGTATTGTTTTCAGCGGTCAGAGACACGCTAAGTGTCCAAGGCTTTGAAATACACATGCTGGCACACGGGGCCAATCCAATTCATTACATCAAATCTGACCCCAATACCGCCCCCATCATTGGATTCTCCAAAAAGTACGACCACCCTTTCAACCCTTTGTCTCACTTCGCTGCCGTAATGACCTGCTCCGCAGCAGATGCTGGCTGCCCCTTCGTTGTTGGAGCTGATGGTCGATTTCCCATCACTTTCGAAGACCCCAAAGTTTCGGATGACACTGCTCAGCAATCAACAGTCTATCAAAACTGTAGCCAACAGATTGCCGCCGAAATGTTTTACATATTTTCACAGATTATACCCGTACCATGCAGCCCTGGCTCCCATTCTTAG
- a CDS encoding ArsR/SmtB family transcription factor, with protein sequence MGITKTEIFNEQQNRLAVTLKALAHPARIAIIQYILKQDACICNDLVEELGLAQATISQHLRELKNIGIIKGSIAGTSVCYCIDETVWFQIKRELNEFFGDKVSTNTCC encoded by the coding sequence ATGGGCATCACCAAAACCGAGATATTCAATGAACAGCAAAATAGGCTTGCAGTTACCCTTAAAGCGTTGGCACATCCTGCTCGCATTGCCATCATACAATATATCCTCAAGCAGGATGCCTGTATCTGTAACGATCTCGTTGAAGAATTAGGTCTGGCGCAGGCAACCATTTCACAACACCTCCGCGAGCTGAAGAACATCGGCATCATCAAGGGAAGCATAGCGGGTACCAGCGTATGCTACTGTATCGATGAGACCGTTTGGTTTCAAATCAAGAGAGAATTAAATGAATTTTTTGGCGATAAGGTCAGTACGAACACCTGTTGTTAG
- a CDS encoding DUF6428 family protein: MKLSEIKQLLPLLDNVAFQLEDGTYVPEHFHVTEVGMIIKSFIDCGGIIRQEKAVNFQLWNADDYEHRLKPGKLLAIIELSEQKLGIEDADIEVEYQSNTIGKYDLEFNGSHFILRNKTTACLAQDACGIPPSKTQAELSILPSTGSCTPGSGCC; the protein is encoded by the coding sequence ATGAAATTATCCGAAATCAAACAATTACTGCCCCTTTTGGACAATGTTGCCTTTCAACTAGAAGACGGCACATACGTACCTGAGCATTTCCATGTCACCGAAGTAGGTATGATTATCAAAAGTTTCATAGACTGTGGCGGAATCATTCGCCAGGAGAAAGCCGTTAATTTCCAACTATGGAATGCAGATGACTACGAGCATAGACTCAAGCCTGGTAAACTGCTTGCTATCATTGAACTCTCCGAACAGAAGCTTGGTATAGAAGATGCGGACATTGAGGTCGAATATCAAAGCAACACCATCGGCAAATACGACCTGGAGTTCAACGGTAGCCACTTCATCTTACGAAATAAGACGACGGCCTGCTTGGCTCAAGACGCTTGCGGCATCCCCCCCTCCAAGACACAGGCTGAACTTTCCATCCTTCCAAGCACTGGCAGCTGCACCCCGGGCTCTGGATGTTGCTAA
- a CDS encoding WG repeat-containing protein: protein MKRITLTLTALLMSCVATYAQNKMFKIEYGPALPAEVAAEHPDEIPETLFEGWVNKDLIRFYTHGESPTIQLTKKATGQSTILYPSQELYYTLIGENEAVANAATEDMELEYIPGKQKNIAGYICKLAQFDLGSDEDTDAPSILEFWYTEAIPTIYWGDYDFLRQLPGAVLEMSIGGTGIIANKISQDELKNEEFEIPVDYTEAQPAADIADDVTELTEGIHSYYNDDNTLVGLRDADDNIITEAIFTSIAVFDGETGIASDGSYNYGTIDKKGKTIIPFNYSYLAFDENSQQYLFGKGDFFGLMDINGQEIIQPKYEMVSFIKNGYASFQQNEKNGLLDAQGKEVVPAQYSYIADHNASHFIVVDGESYSLHTIKGQKSLISGLQHISTTDEPNIFLALKGDKYGYLDQHGKVLIPFKYGYASIFTNGVATVSLDDDLEDMFMIDTKGQPVAATEVE from the coding sequence ATGAAGAGGATTACACTTACACTAACTGCACTGCTGATGTCCTGCGTAGCGACATACGCTCAAAACAAAATGTTCAAAATCGAGTATGGACCTGCGCTACCTGCAGAAGTAGCAGCCGAGCATCCGGATGAGATCCCTGAAACCCTATTTGAGGGGTGGGTCAACAAAGACTTAATTCGCTTTTATACCCACGGCGAGTCTCCTACCATACAGTTGACTAAAAAAGCTACTGGTCAATCCACCATACTCTACCCTTCACAAGAACTATACTACACACTTATTGGCGAAAATGAAGCCGTGGCCAATGCTGCTACCGAGGATATGGAATTGGAGTATATCCCAGGCAAGCAAAAAAACATTGCCGGATATATCTGTAAGCTTGCTCAATTTGACTTGGGCAGCGATGAAGACACAGACGCACCATCTATTTTAGAGTTTTGGTACACGGAAGCCATTCCCACCATCTATTGGGGTGACTATGACTTTTTGAGGCAATTACCGGGTGCAGTACTGGAGATGAGTATAGGAGGCACAGGTATTATTGCAAATAAAATCAGTCAAGATGAATTAAAAAATGAAGAGTTTGAGATTCCAGTAGACTATACCGAGGCGCAACCCGCGGCGGACATTGCAGACGATGTTACTGAACTGACCGAGGGGATTCACTCCTATTACAATGATGACAACACCCTAGTTGGACTTCGTGATGCTGACGACAATATCATTACCGAAGCCATCTTTACCTCCATCGCAGTTTTTGATGGAGAGACAGGTATCGCCAGTGACGGTAGTTACAACTATGGCACGATAGACAAAAAGGGCAAGACCATTATTCCATTCAACTACAGTTACCTCGCATTTGACGAGAATTCGCAACAATATCTCTTTGGTAAAGGTGACTTTTTTGGACTTATGGATATAAATGGCCAAGAAATTATCCAGCCTAAGTATGAAATGGTATCCTTTATCAAAAACGGATACGCGAGCTTTCAACAGAATGAAAAGAACGGCTTATTAGACGCGCAAGGAAAAGAAGTCGTACCCGCTCAGTATTCTTATATTGCCGACCACAACGCCAGTCACTTTATTGTTGTAGACGGAGAGTCCTACAGCTTACACACCATTAAAGGCCAGAAATCCCTTATCTCCGGTTTACAGCACATATCTACTACAGATGAGCCCAATATCTTTCTGGCCTTGAAAGGCGACAAATATGGCTATTTAGACCAGCATGGCAAAGTCCTAATCCCGTTCAAATATGGTTATGCTTCTATATTCACCAATGGTGTAGCCACCGTTTCCCTCGACGATGATTTAGAAGACATGTTCATGATTGACACCAAAGGCCAACCTGTAGCTGCTACCGAAGTCGAATAA
- a CDS encoding DUF4180 domain-containing protein: MDLQIKEINGVKMVEVVADGIVLSNVDDALDIIGNTGYLDVYKVMVKEEQVTPGFFDLKTKIAGDILQKFAQYGIQLAIVGDFAKFESQALRDFIYESNKQGQIYFVESIEEAWGSKSN; encoded by the coding sequence ATGGATTTACAAATAAAAGAGATCAATGGGGTAAAAATGGTGGAGGTAGTTGCGGACGGCATTGTCCTATCCAACGTCGATGATGCCTTGGATATCATCGGTAATACGGGATACCTGGATGTGTATAAGGTGATGGTCAAAGAAGAGCAGGTAACGCCGGGCTTCTTTGACCTAAAAACCAAAATAGCAGGTGATATTTTACAAAAATTTGCTCAGTACGGTATTCAATTGGCTATCGTAGGGGATTTTGCCAAATTTGAAAGTCAGGCTTTGCGGGATTTTATTTACGAAAGCAATAAGCAAGGCCAAATCTATTTTGTCGAATCTATAGAAGAGGCTTGGGGGAGTAAGTCCAACTAA
- a CDS encoding DUF6438 domain-containing protein produces the protein MKYLGLVIACFLLFSCKNYKNVKGDSVHEISAVTMSRTPCFGFCPIYTLSIEKDGKATLDAKNHLKNKLQGKYIASVSPKELHTVFKMLQDMKFSSLEDSYGSRNVTDLPSVNTAVVYEGGASKKINDYGNRGTPELSTFYAHMDELLYRLKWEPLK, from the coding sequence ATGAAGTATTTAGGATTGGTAATCGCTTGTTTTTTATTGTTTTCGTGTAAAAACTATAAAAATGTAAAGGGTGATAGTGTGCATGAAATAAGTGCGGTGACGATGTCAAGGACACCGTGCTTCGGTTTTTGTCCGATATATACCCTATCAATAGAAAAGGATGGTAAAGCAACCCTGGACGCAAAGAATCATTTAAAAAACAAACTTCAAGGTAAGTATATCGCCTCGGTGAGTCCGAAGGAGCTCCATACGGTTTTCAAGATGTTACAGGATATGAAATTTAGCTCTTTGGAGGATAGTTATGGAAGCCGTAATGTCACTGATCTGCCGTCTGTGAATACAGCTGTCGTCTATGAAGGGGGGGCGAGCAAGAAAATAAATGACTATGGGAATAGAGGAACGCCTGAATTGTCAACATTCTATGCACATATGGATGAATTGCTGTATCGCTTGAAGTGGGAGCCTTTAAAGTAG
- a CDS encoding barstar family protein, translating to MTKHHAFVIDGHRIQDIASFYDEINRVFMQGEDWKIGNSLDAFNDLLYGGFGALKGVDKPHLIWVAAEKSKEALGYAATEQYYLEKLNLGPTYNIALFKEKLEELGRGNGLTYFEIIVDIIGEHPKLVLELK from the coding sequence ATGACTAAGCATCATGCCTTTGTGATTGATGGGCATCGTATTCAAGATATAGCATCGTTCTATGATGAAATCAATAGGGTATTCATGCAGGGTGAAGATTGGAAAATAGGCAACAGTTTGGATGCCTTTAATGACTTATTATATGGAGGGTTTGGAGCATTAAAGGGCGTTGATAAGCCTCACTTGATTTGGGTGGCTGCTGAGAAGAGTAAGGAAGCACTTGGCTATGCGGCTACGGAGCAATATTATCTGGAGAAATTGAACCTAGGCCCGACTTACAATATTGCACTATTCAAAGAGAAGCTTGAGGAACTAGGCAGAGGAAATGGATTGACCTATTTTGAAATAATCGTGGACATCATTGGGGAACACCCGAAGTTGGTTTTGGAACTAAAGTGA
- the murQ gene encoding N-acetylmuramic acid 6-phosphate etherase: protein MMGYTEQDSAYTNLENKSTEELLLGINEVDQQIAAIVQGCIPALIPLVDSIVQGIKQGGRLIYIGAGSSGRLGVLDASECPPTFGVPYSMVHGLIAGGDDAIRYAVENAEDNLEAGWTTLQQMQLHPQDVIVGISASGTTPYVHSTLAHARAFNLTTGCIVCNLQSSIAQVADFPVEMNTGPEFLTGSTRMKAGTAQKMVLNMLSTSVMIKLGKVYGNKMIDMRIANDKLRERAIRMLVQETSCSEAIATSLLSKYKSVRAVLENLKTESTS from the coding sequence ATGATGGGATACACAGAACAAGACTCGGCCTACACCAATTTAGAGAACAAGTCTACCGAAGAATTACTTTTAGGAATAAATGAAGTCGATCAGCAGATCGCTGCTATCGTCCAAGGTTGTATCCCCGCTCTTATTCCACTCGTCGATTCCATTGTGCAGGGAATTAAACAAGGCGGGCGCCTCATCTATATCGGAGCAGGTAGTAGTGGGCGCTTGGGAGTGTTGGATGCCTCCGAATGTCCACCAACATTCGGAGTTCCTTACAGCATGGTGCACGGTTTGATTGCCGGTGGAGATGACGCGATTCGATACGCCGTCGAAAATGCGGAGGATAATCTAGAAGCTGGTTGGACTACCCTCCAACAGATGCAGCTTCACCCGCAAGATGTTATCGTCGGCATTTCAGCCTCGGGTACCACGCCCTATGTGCATAGCACTTTAGCGCATGCCAGAGCTTTCAATTTGACAACCGGATGCATCGTATGTAATCTTCAAAGTTCCATTGCCCAGGTGGCAGACTTTCCGGTAGAGATGAATACCGGTCCAGAGTTCTTAACAGGTTCTACCCGAATGAAAGCAGGAACTGCTCAAAAAATGGTTTTGAATATGCTAAGTACCTCCGTAATGATTAAATTGGGAAAAGTTTATGGCAATAAGATGATAGACATGCGAATTGCCAATGACAAATTGAGAGAGCGAGCGATTCGCATGCTGGTACAGGAGACTTCCTGTTCCGAAGCCATTGCCACATCCCTGCTCTCCAAATACAAAAGTGTACGTGCAGTGCTCGAAAACTTAAAAACAGAATCAACATCATAA
- a CDS encoding anaerobic C4-dicarboxylate transporter family protein yields the protein MIFVQLAILLAMILIGSRMKGIGLGVMGMVGLMIFVLVFKMTPAEPPIAVLLIILAIVTTAATLQAAGGLDYLVSIAERIIRKNPSQITFIAPFTTYFLCLFAGTAHIVYSLLPIIAEVSAKQRVRPERPLSVSVIASHLAITGSPMSAASASLAAILAYSSASIHIMLICIPAAMIGILASILAVRKKGVELDKDPIFLEKMKDPEFARSMDPTDVGVGRVKYQPKPGAKMAVAIFGAAILLIVLFGAFPSLVPYVGGEPSFSVGANGTVNLTTMIIMITLSASACIMLVTKTSTAEVAKMSLFTSMATAVVSILGVVWMSATFMLANEAVIEHTFKDIVTVYPWTFAIALFLMGALTFSQAATTRTIMPMGVALGISSPHLLAMFPAVNGDFLLPGYPTLLAAIDFDRTGSTKIGKFVVNHSFIVPGIVAIAVTIFVGFVLSDLLL from the coding sequence ATGATATTTGTCCAATTAGCGATTTTGTTGGCGATGATTTTGATTGGATCGCGAATGAAAGGAATTGGGCTCGGAGTAATGGGAATGGTGGGATTGATGATTTTTGTACTCGTGTTCAAGATGACCCCTGCGGAACCTCCAATAGCTGTGCTCTTGATTATTCTTGCCATTGTGACAACGGCAGCTACGCTACAGGCGGCTGGTGGGTTGGATTATCTGGTCAGTATTGCTGAACGTATTATCCGTAAAAATCCAAGCCAAATTACATTCATCGCGCCATTTACAACTTATTTTCTATGTCTATTTGCCGGGACAGCCCATATCGTATATTCGTTGCTACCTATTATTGCCGAAGTATCGGCTAAACAGCGCGTAAGGCCGGAGCGCCCACTCTCTGTATCGGTAATCGCGTCTCATCTAGCTATTACAGGCAGCCCGATGAGTGCGGCTAGCGCTTCTTTGGCTGCAATATTGGCGTATTCATCGGCCTCTATCCATATTATGCTGATCTGTATACCAGCAGCCATGATTGGTATACTGGCGAGTATACTTGCTGTACGTAAAAAGGGAGTGGAATTGGATAAAGACCCTATTTTCTTGGAAAAGATGAAAGATCCTGAATTCGCAAGATCGATGGACCCCACGGATGTAGGGGTAGGTAGGGTGAAATATCAACCAAAACCAGGGGCTAAAATGGCGGTGGCTATCTTCGGGGCGGCTATTCTATTGATTGTGCTTTTTGGCGCATTTCCGAGCCTGGTTCCCTACGTGGGAGGTGAACCAAGCTTCAGTGTGGGAGCTAATGGCACCGTCAACCTGACAACCATGATTATTATGATTACACTGTCGGCTTCGGCTTGTATCATGTTGGTCACCAAGACTTCTACAGCTGAGGTAGCTAAAATGAGCTTGTTTACCTCGATGGCTACGGCGGTGGTCTCGATCTTGGGGGTGGTGTGGATGAGTGCAACCTTCATGTTGGCCAATGAGGCCGTAATCGAACATACTTTTAAGGATATAGTAACGGTATATCCCTGGACATTTGCGATCGCACTATTCTTGATGGGAGCACTGACTTTTAGCCAGGCTGCTACAACGCGTACGATTATGCCGATGGGTGTAGCGTTGGGTATTTCGAGTCCGCATCTATTGGCTATGTTTCCGGCAGTGAATGGCGATTTTTTACTTCCAGGGTATCCGACTTTGCTGGCTGCCATTGATTTTGATCGTACAGGGAGTACCAAAATTGGAAAATTCGTGGTCAATCACAGTTTTATAGTACCGGGTATAGTCGCTATTGCGGTCACCATTTTTGTGGGTTTTGTATTAAGTGACCTATTGCTATAG
- a CDS encoding GNAT family N-acetyltransferase, translating into MEELKEIWIEQVAAPRTWKVRLEVLYPDGSLKDVQLDDDYEGTHFAAYVGSEIIGVISVFRVGDDFQFRKFAVSSAFQQMGIGTELLDAVFDFCRHMGGQVVWCNARVEASSFYEKFGMKSVGSPFVKRTIAYVRMEVELEY; encoded by the coding sequence ATGGAGGAATTAAAGGAAATATGGATTGAGCAGGTCGCAGCGCCCCGTACCTGGAAAGTAAGGTTGGAGGTGCTGTATCCAGATGGATCCTTAAAGGATGTGCAGCTTGATGATGATTATGAAGGTACGCACTTTGCAGCCTACGTTGGATCGGAAATCATAGGTGTGATATCTGTATTTCGAGTGGGGGATGATTTTCAATTCCGGAAATTTGCGGTATCATCTGCCTTTCAACAGATGGGTATAGGGACTGAATTGTTGGATGCTGTATTCGATTTTTGCCGTCACATGGGAGGGCAGGTCGTGTGGTGTAATGCGCGGGTAGAGGCGAGTTCATTTTACGAAAAGTTTGGAATGAAGTCTGTAGGAAGTCCGTTTGTGAAAAGGACGATAGCGTACGTCAGAATGGAAGTGGAATTGGAGTACTAG
- a CDS encoding response regulator transcription factor, giving the protein MIELYRLISAVVVFMIIGAVHAQTLNPVELHGEISELNDRHQYEASILRLEDIINSEVSTAYDKYHAYLQKSLTYKRLYNYSGALSNLDLALKQAAVSQHREEAEMRVLMEQLFVYFDLQKEQEFDRLFKMVNQEKLHLLDEETQATFVTILAIRAMRDKEYEKADRYLDQAIALIKEHNPKHLPNIYRVKVALYGEINAPEKVMEAYEKGMSYANKYHMDIYIIIMEETITRYYESKKDYEHALYAQKRVSKARTKYDANNQAGKLNILENELLQQRQGLELSSERNFRYYLISLAVILALLLVTLWKLHKTSVQKRVLVENENARMRITLQNMTQGLNEQGEPKAKLENHVLTKRQREIIELVNQDKTNKEIGVALHISENTVKYHLKLIYEILEIDSRSELKSNFVFQ; this is encoded by the coding sequence ATGATAGAATTGTATAGATTAATTAGTGCTGTTGTTGTATTCATGATTATTGGGGCTGTGCATGCGCAAACGCTTAATCCAGTGGAGTTGCATGGTGAGATTTCGGAATTGAACGATCGCCACCAATATGAGGCATCCATCCTTCGATTGGAGGATATAATCAATAGTGAGGTATCCACAGCTTACGACAAGTATCACGCGTACTTGCAAAAGTCGCTCACTTACAAGCGTCTATATAACTATTCTGGAGCATTGAGTAATCTGGATTTGGCCTTGAAGCAGGCAGCTGTAAGCCAGCATCGGGAGGAGGCTGAAATGCGCGTGCTGATGGAGCAACTGTTTGTCTATTTCGACCTACAGAAAGAGCAGGAGTTTGATCGGCTATTTAAGATGGTGAATCAAGAGAAGCTACACCTACTTGATGAAGAGACGCAAGCTACTTTCGTGACGATACTGGCGATTAGAGCTATGCGAGATAAAGAATATGAGAAAGCCGATCGCTATTTAGATCAGGCGATTGCGTTGATTAAAGAGCATAATCCGAAGCATTTGCCAAATATCTACAGAGTGAAGGTGGCATTGTATGGGGAAATTAATGCTCCTGAAAAAGTGATGGAAGCTTACGAAAAAGGGATGTCCTATGCGAACAAGTATCACATGGATATCTATATTATTATCATGGAAGAGACCATCACACGCTACTACGAATCTAAAAAAGATTATGAACATGCATTGTATGCGCAGAAACGTGTGAGTAAAGCAAGGACTAAGTACGATGCAAATAATCAAGCTGGCAAGTTAAATATCCTAGAGAATGAGCTGCTACAGCAAAGACAGGGCTTGGAGTTGAGCAGCGAGCGGAATTTTCGATACTATCTGATAAGTCTTGCTGTAATATTGGCTTTACTGTTGGTCACACTGTGGAAGCTGCATAAGACGAGTGTACAGAAAAGGGTATTGGTTGAAAATGAAAATGCGAGAATGCGCATTACATTGCAAAATATGACGCAAGGGTTGAATGAACAAGGCGAGCCAAAGGCGAAGCTGGAAAACCATGTGCTGACGAAGCGACAACGCGAAATTATTGAACTTGTGAATCAGGACAAAACAAATAAAGAAATAGGGGTGGCACTTCATATTTCGGAGAACACGGTGAAATATCATCTTAAATTGATATACGAAATTTTGGAAATAGATAGTCGCTCGGAGCTTAAGTCTAATTTTGTTTTTCAATAA
- the aspA gene encoding aspartate ammonia-lyase has product MMTSFRIEHDFLGEKEISNDCYYGVQTMRAKENFDITGISIGSEPLFIKAFGYVKKAAALANRDLGILDAKKAEAIAYACDRLIAGEFVDQFVSDLIQGGAGTSTNMNANEVIANLGLEYLGHQKGEYKYLHPNNDVNLSQSTNDAYPSAFRIAIYLKIASYSLALEELQVAFYKKGKEFEGILKMGRTQLQDAVPMTLEQEFNAFATTLGEDVMRIREASQLITEVNMGATAIGTGVNAPEGYAQLCVKYLADISQVPVVLAADLIEATYDTGALVQLSGTLKRNAIKLSKICNDLRLLSSGPRCGLNEINLPAMQPGSSIMPGKVNPVIPEVMNQTCYYVIGADLTVTMAAEAGQLQLNVMEPVIGMALFTSLQYLTKACRTLKDKCIVGITANVEHSKNMVMQSIGIVTQLNPILGYEECSSIAKEALKTGKSIYEIVVIERKLISQAKWEEVYSIENLIHPKFIAQ; this is encoded by the coding sequence ATGATGACATCTTTTAGAATTGAACATGATTTTTTAGGAGAAAAGGAGATTAGCAACGACTGCTATTACGGTGTGCAGACAATGCGCGCTAAGGAGAATTTTGATATAACGGGTATATCGATCGGCAGTGAACCTCTATTTATAAAAGCGTTTGGCTATGTCAAGAAGGCCGCAGCATTGGCGAATCGGGATTTGGGAATCCTGGATGCCAAGAAAGCCGAAGCTATTGCTTATGCTTGTGATAGATTGATTGCGGGTGAATTTGTAGACCAGTTTGTAAGCGATCTGATACAGGGGGGAGCGGGGACTTCTACCAATATGAATGCAAACGAAGTAATCGCGAATCTGGGATTGGAATACTTGGGGCATCAAAAAGGAGAATACAAGTATCTACATCCGAATAATGACGTTAACCTGTCGCAAAGTACCAATGATGCCTATCCATCTGCTTTTCGAATTGCAATATATCTTAAGATAGCCTCCTATTCACTTGCGTTGGAAGAATTGCAGGTTGCTTTTTATAAAAAAGGGAAAGAATTTGAAGGTATTTTAAAGATGGGCCGTACACAATTGCAGGATGCTGTACCCATGACTTTGGAGCAGGAGTTCAATGCATTTGCGACCACATTGGGAGAAGATGTGATGCGTATTCGAGAAGCCTCGCAATTGATCACGGAAGTAAATATGGGGGCAACGGCTATTGGTACGGGGGTCAATGCGCCTGAGGGATATGCCCAGCTGTGTGTCAAGTATTTAGCCGATATTAGCCAGGTGCCGGTGGTGCTGGCGGCAGATTTGATTGAAGCGACTTATGATACCGGTGCCTTAGTCCAGCTTAGTGGCACACTCAAGCGTAATGCTATAAAGCTCAGCAAAATCTGTAATGATTTGCGGCTATTGAGTAGTGGTCCACGTTGCGGCCTTAATGAAATAAATTTACCGGCGATGCAACCTGGCTCTTCTATTATGCCTGGAAAGGTGAATCCGGTAATACCAGAGGTGATGAACCAGACCTGCTACTATGTGATAGGAGCAGATCTGACGGTCACGATGGCTGCAGAAGCTGGTCAATTGCAGCTCAATGTAATGGAACCGGTAATTGGAATGGCACTGTTTACGTCTTTACAGTATCTGACAAAGGCTTGCCGTACTCTTAAAGACAAGTGTATTGTTGGGATTACGGCAAATGTCGAACATAGCAAAAATATGGTGATGCAAAGCATTGGTATTGTCACCCAATTAAACCCAATTTTGGGCTATGAGGAGTGCTCGTCTATTGCAAAAGAGGCCTTAAAAACAGGGAAATCCATATATGAGATTGTTGTAATCGAACGTAAATTGATCAGTCAGGCCAAGTGGGAAGAGGTTTACTCAATCGAAAACCTGATTCATCCTAAATTTATTGCGCAATGA
- a CDS encoding 2-hydroxyacid dehydrogenase: MRIAFFSTQPYDRDFFQLVNTDGLFSFEFYDTHLGPHIVNVVDNVDAVCVFVNDKVTREVIAILAAKGVKIIALRCAGFNNVDLEAAHEYGLSVCRVPAYSPEAVAEHAFAMLLTLNRKTHKAYNRVREQNFSLQGLLGFNLYGKTIGVIGTGQIGKAFCKIALGFGCRILAYDLYIDEHLSAQGVTYTSLEEVYAESDIISLHCPLTPENRYLINEVALKQMKNGVTLINTSRGALINTNAVIEGLKTKKIGALGIDVYEQEEKIFFKDLSGTIIEDDVLQRLMSFPNVLITAHQAFFTEEALTQIAETTLLNVRELGNGQSVSTPNALL, from the coding sequence ATGCGAATAGCTTTTTTTTCAACTCAACCTTATGACCGTGATTTTTTTCAATTGGTCAATACCGATGGTCTATTTTCTTTTGAATTCTATGATACTCATCTGGGGCCCCACATCGTGAATGTGGTGGATAATGTAGATGCGGTATGCGTGTTTGTGAACGATAAAGTGACACGTGAAGTTATAGCGATACTGGCGGCTAAAGGCGTGAAAATTATTGCTTTGAGATGTGCAGGGTTCAATAATGTAGACTTAGAGGCAGCCCATGAATATGGCCTGTCTGTGTGTAGGGTACCAGCCTACTCACCGGAAGCGGTGGCTGAACATGCATTTGCCATGTTGTTGACGCTCAATCGGAAGACGCACAAGGCTTATAATCGGGTACGTGAGCAGAACTTTTCGTTACAGGGATTATTGGGATTTAATCTCTATGGTAAGACTATAGGAGTGATCGGTACAGGGCAGATCGGAAAGGCTTTCTGTAAGATAGCGCTGGGGTTTGGGTGTCGCATCTTAGCCTATGACTTGTATATTGATGAACACTTGTCAGCTCAAGGTGTGACCTATACCAGTTTGGAAGAAGTGTATGCGGAGTCGGATATCATTTCGCTGCATTGCCCATTGACACCAGAGAATCGTTATCTCATTAATGAAGTTGCCTTGAAGCAGATGAAGAATGGGGTGACGCTAATTAATACAAGCAGGGGGGCATTGATAAATACGAATGCTGTTATCGAGGGGCTTAAGACAAAAAAAATAGGTGCATTGGGAATAGATGTATATGAGCAAGAGGAGAAAATATTCTTCAAGGATCTCTCCGGGACTATCATAGAAGATGATGTTTTGCAGCGACTTATGAGCTTTCCAAATGTGTTGATTACAGCTCATCAGGCCTTTTTTACAGAGGAGGCACTGACACAAATTGCGGAAACAACACTTCTGAATGTGCGCGAATTGGGGAATGGACAATCCGTGTCTACGCCGAACGCATTGCTGTAA